A window of Punica granatum isolate Tunisia-2019 chromosome 8, ASM765513v2, whole genome shotgun sequence genomic DNA:
GAAGGAAGCATCCACCTCGTTCAAAATACTTCACATTCTATCCAAGTGTCGAATAGTCAGTTCTTTATTCCTCAATCCGGTAAGTCTGCTCAACTCATTCAACCTTGCTGCATTTCGGTTCCCTTTGTCCCGCACCGCACCTGGAATGCAGGTGACACTTGCAGAGCAGTCAACTTCCCAATCCCCTTTGGCATATGTCTTAAGCAACATTCACTCACATCGAGCTGCCTTAAATTGACCTACTTCGTAATGTCTCTTGGTAATTCTTCTAGAAACCCCACATCCTCTGAGATCAAGCGTCTCCAAATTGCACAACCTGGTTATGGAATCTGACAGATACCTTAACCAGTGATTCTCCGAAAGATCAAGCCTCCTCAAATGCTTTAGTTTACAAATCGAACTGGATAAGACCTTTATGCCAGCTGCACCAACACAGAGCGCCCCGTAGATTTCTAAAACATGAGCTCAGCAAAATGAAGGAGTTAAGAACCGATATGGAGATGCTTCTTCAAAATGTCAAGGAGGAAATGGGGAGGAAAGATTCTATAAGTGAGACATCAATCTCAAAAGCGAGCCCAACTGCTTCGTGCTTGACTGACCTGAAAGAAGTTTCACGTTGTGGCAGCCTTCTCTCGAGCAGATCCACTACTGCTCCATATGTTTTACAAGGGGAGGAAACCATCACTATTTCAAGTCTATATATTGTATGTGATGAGTCCAGAAGGAATCTGTGGAAGGGATGGATCAACTTGAGGCAGAGCTGGAAGCAGAGCTTGAGCGCTTGCAGCTTCAGCTGGAAACTGAAAGTTATCCACAAAGCAAAAAGGTACAATTTTCGTGAGtgtttcatttattttgttatcTTTGTTATTCACCTCGCAATGTATGAGTTCTATGATTATCAGATTACCGGCAACGATAGCACTACAAAAAGAAGTGGTAGTTTGAGTTTGGGGGAAGTGGTCGACCTGGACGATTCTATGACTGAAGTCCATGGTGGGGTTCCTCCAATTGAGCTTGAGAGGAGACTACACGAGCTGTTGGAGTCACGACAGCAAGAGAGGATCAAAGAGCTCGAAGCTTCCCTGAAATGCATCAAGTTAAAGCTGTCCGAGAAAGGGAGGGAGGCTAAGTGGTGGAAAGATACTGCCCTACTTATGTCCAGTCATGTTCCGGAGCCTCCAGACCTCTCCCAGAAGCAATTCagggaaagctgtaaagtacGTGCTATAATAATAGATGATGTATTGGTGTGCAGTTTTCAGCTTTACCTGTGTCCTTGGTGTAAAGAGAGTTGATGAGAACTTGAGAACAAGCGATCAACTGTCAATGTGAATTGGGAAATATGTTTTCGATTAGGACTTATCACTGGTGAATAAATGCGCCGTTACAAAATCTTGGCTTGAGATTTTCCCAAGAATTAGACTTACAAGGTTGGGCATGGAGGATTTGTTAAGACTCGATTGAACATTGTGCAGGGCTCTTCTAATGATAAAATGGGCTAAATGTTAGATGATATCGCTTACCACATTGATGCAAAAACTTCGAGGCTTTTGAGCCCAAATGCTTATCATCGTCTTCTGATTCGAAGAAATGCCTTTGAGCTTTACCAAATCCTAGGCAGGTTCGAGTGAGAAGCAGGGTTGAGCCAGGCCAACGGCACAGGCATAATCTGATTCCGCGCCAGCAACATTCGGCCCAAAATGGGCATAGATTTGGTTCAGCAACttatctttttaaataatCCTTCCATACTACATTCCAAACCTTGCAGTAAGACCATTTAAAGAGCAGAACACTTATCTGAAAAGGACAATGGAAAGGTTAAACTAAAGACCACGAGAAGAGAGGAATGTACGATTTTAACCTACGATAGGAATGCCAAGCACAGAAGATGTTTTCTTAAGACATCAAATCCATAGTAATGTAGAATGGTAGTATGGTACAAATTTGTAAAGATTGGGGGGGCATAATGCCAATAAGCTAAAAGGTTAGGGTAAACTGTATTTTCctcaaataaaaaactttAGAAAGTTtcaaaaagattaaaaaaacatcaaaataaaatttagaaaataaagtgaaaatagaaaatactagaaaagatcaaaaaattcagacaaaataaaaaaaaagagaaattcagaaaataaacaaaacagaaaaataaaatgaaataaacgtagtaaaaaaaatttaaaaataattttcaaacataaaagaaatttaCAAGAAAACGaatagaaaattcaaaaaagaaaattcacaaaatttgaagaaaagtacaatgaaattcaagggaaaaaaaataaaatgattaaatataaaataaataacctAACAGGCAAAGAGAGATGTATATTTATTGGGTAATTATGTTCGTGAGATTTCCAAAGATTAATTAAGAGCACATATGAAATTTCAagttaaattttctttttatattttgggataagctttttattttgaactttttcaCACTTATATTTACTTGAGATTTTGAATAattcaatgaaattttaaaacataaGAGGGACTAAAAAGCTTATCTAATCGAGCTTACTATTATTGCCTGAGGGGAAATAGAGGCTGAGAAAGTCCGTCGACTCCATTGGCCTCAATAAAGTCCAACAGGTTTCACTAGCACTTGGGAGTTCTAGAAGTGAGGTTAGCATAGTGATTCTGCGTCCGTGGACTAAAGCCATTAGCAAATGGTGACGCGacagaataaaataaaataataaaggaTACGGATGGAGCTTTTAGAGGAAATTGAGGACTTGCAGGCTGATTCGTGATGAGAGTGGTAATTGGATTTGTGAATTTAATTGGATTTGTGCAATTTAATTGGATTTCAGTGACGTCTGAGTTGTGGGGAGCTATTTCTGAGCAATTGCAAAGGAGATGCGGAGTGAGTTTGAACCGTTCACTGCGAGGTCGTCTCTTATTGAGAGTAAGGGATCTTCTCGATCGTGATTGAGAGTTGGAGGTGAGGCATATACCAGCGGGAAGGTAATTCATGAGCGGATCTTCTATTCAATCATGCATTGCAAATTCTTACTTCTTAAATTAACTTATGGTGAAATATATTCAAGATATTGTGCAATAACTTCTTAAGATTCTACTGTATGACAGATTGAATTCATTAGTGAAAATAAAACCACTCGTTGTAAAATATAACTTTGAAACCAATATGGATTGGTTCTGGCGGTTTCGCGCTTGAACTCTTAAAGCAAGATCTCGGGTTTGAGTTTTGTgattggagaaaatccatgcttatgagagttttaccccgcAATGGGGCGACTACAATCGTGCTGGATTAGTTGgagtttattaaattttcgCATATCAGAATATAcgtcggaaaaaaaaaggtatggAATCATCACAATATGTAAATCACATATCTCCAAAGAATCAATTATTGTTTGTCGGTTTTATTATGTAATTCACAATATGTAATTCAtgaaaattatccaaaaaagcTACTGTTTTCCATATGAATCTATTATTGTTTGTCAgttttattattctttcaatgaaattattttatttcgcCCCTTAATTTTACGGTACAAAATCACTTTAAACATCGTGTCCCTCGGATAAATTCCTATTTCCGTCCCTGCCTGGGCATGaccattttaaaatatgatccgtatatatatacacctaatatgtatatatatgtatatatgaatcACCCAGCAACTATGACGTGGTTCAAAACGTTCATGATACCCTAACACTATATTTAGATATTCTTGATTAAGGGGCTCAGGAGAGGATGGGTCTGGAGGGTTATGAAAAGTTAAGGAGAGGAATGTTTTGAGGGGTTACGAAGGGTTCCGAAATCCTTGTTTGGATAGAGCTCATTGAGGGGTTTGAAgggatttgatttgattcattttattattttggatTTGTTTTGGGGTCGAAttgtcaaattatttttttaataagagaTGCACAAAAACATCCAAAACCTCCCAATTTGAAGGTTTGAAATTATGGCATTTGGAGGGATTTCAGCCCCTACAAAAcctttataaaattttcccaAATAAGGTTATTGGAGGGTAAACCTCCAATCCCCCCTCCGAAAATTCCCAAAAACTCCCTAACCCCTCGGAGTGCGTTGTGGCAGTTTGATGGTAATGTAAATTCCCAACAAAGTGATAATCTGCTTTCCCATCCTCTGGTGGGAAATCTACATTACCACTCCTGTGTGAATATGAATTATCACGATCCAATCAAACGTGAAAATCTGATAGACTATGGGAAAATAATTCACATTTCTAGGAACGTGGATGGATTTCTATATACCAAATGCACTCTCAATCCAAGCATAGCGTAAGCCTACCTAATCACAGTTTGCCAGGTTGGCATAATGATGACTTTTCGGGCTCAAAAGTTTATCATGGTATATAGAAGGTTGTGAAAATGGCGGATTTTTGGTGAAGTGCAAGAAGGGATTTACATGCTTTTGGGCTCTAACAGTGCCTTGGCGGGTCTTTTGTTGAGTCTGATCATAAATTTTAAGACTGCCCTAGAGCACAGGCACCGCAGGAATTGGGGCTGGCAAGATCCGGTGACTTCTCTTTCCGAAAAACCATTTCCAAGATACGTTTGGAACCCTGCGGGTAAGTAACCATTTCATAATTCATTCTGCACCATTTACAGAGATCAGCAAAGCAGTTATTGGAAAGACTGCCCATACAAGTCTTAAGCACTGGTTCTCGCAATGCTGTCATTAGCTTGAGTTCAAGACTCAAGATTATACGTACATACAGAAAAATCAACCATCTTCTTCGCCAATTCTTCCATACTCGGTGGTTGCTGCTGAAGAAAATATAGGCCGAAACAAAAAATACCAATTACTTCTTCCTCGCAGTCATGTAAGGACCAAGTAATGCTTGTGAAGGGGTTATACTACTAATATACTCTTGACACACACAGAATTACTAGAGGAGTCCTCGAGGAACTGTTGAGAGACAACATTGAGAGACAGTTCTAAACTCCTGATAATAGCTCATTTGGATTTGATATGATAGACAAGGAAACTTCAGCAAAAGTGAAACCAGTTCGTAATAACAACACTTCACCCTCGATTTCGGTGCATACTCCGAGACTCTGATGCAGAACTACTGCCTTGCCATTTCCATTGATCAAAGAAACACGAGCGCAATTGATCTACATGGGATGATGGAATGGTTTGGAGAGAGGGGAATAGAGGATGAGTGGGCAAATTCTTAAACGAGTTCACATGTGGAAGGTGAAGAGAGCATTTATGAAAATCTTTGAGGAAAAAACTCTGGAATGGGTAGCCCTTCTTCCTTTTGGCCACAGGTTGCTAGTTATGAAATGCAGGAGAACGCTGAATGATCTCAAGAACAGTACAGAATGGGAAAGGCAGGCCGTACTTGGTTGTTGGGATCAATTTCTGTGACGTCCAGAATGGCTCATGGGAGGCTTGTGTGTGAACCCGGCAAGCAAAGGTTAAGGAGCAAAGTCCTGAACTAAAAACTCACTCTTAGACCACCAAGACACCAAGGCGAGATGCGTGATTTAATTCAAGGACCCTGTCACCCGATCCCAAATTAATCCTGCTCATGCTAACTTTCAAGTCTAGCTTTGTGAATCATCTGGTGACAGAAGCTCCATGCAGTGTGTGTTGCATCTAGTAAGTACAGATGCATCCATCCAATAAGTTTGGCTGCAAAACCAGGATGGACAACATTAATTCGATgaataaaaatgattagaagTGGCGAGAGGAATTTGGCAAATCACATAATCGTCAGGGGAAAGAAAATGTTTCAATTAGTGAAGCTGAAGAGTGCAACCTCATTACAGTATATCGGACTAGCTGGAGACTGTTGTTTCTCAAGTCCCTTGGGTCTGAGCTTCTCATGCAGCATCAATGCATGGATGAGTAACCGGTACAAGGATTCTCATGCAGCAGACAGCTTCGAACAGTTTTCTCCTTTTAAAGCACGGAGTGCTAGCAGCATATCAGGATGGCAGTGAGAAAAATGCATGGAATTGGTGTCTTCCGCGAGTTGCTAGTTTTGCATGTTAAAGAAACCACGAATTAACAAACAGCATTTTTTGTTATACATTGTACACATtataaacaaaaagaaaaaacggCACTATGCTAAGTACCATGTTCTCTCAGATCCCAAGCGACCATGCAATACTATCCAGTCTAGAATGTGACTTGGCGTAGATCCAAAATCCTGGAAACTGAAAGCGTGAAATATTCGTAAACGGTTTGTGAGCTTGTTTCATTGATGAAGTGAAAGCAGAAGACAGAAGAAGCAATATAAATGAATGGTGTCGGATTTACTGCAGAGCAGTTGTTATGTACCTTATAGCTCCCTCCGTACAGACAGATGTTGCACTCCGCAGCTCTATGCCTCACATTAAGATGGAATGCCTTCCAAATGTCTCCCCCGGATAAAGATGAAACATCAAATACCTCAACTGGTGCCTTCAGGACATGAGCCATTGACAAGGGCAATGACTAAACAACTCTAGTCACCAAACAAGTGACAAAGCTGCTTTCATCCATCAGAACATGGAGGAAAAATGACGAATTTAATTTTTCGTGCTGATTGAGATAAAATTTATTCAGCTGATATATATGCTGAAGCTCGGATATTATGCAACAAAATCAGCAATTCACCTCTCCCTCTTTCGGAAACTGGACTGAGAAGATGACTTTATGAGGTTGCGGTAAAATAATCTAGAGAACAGGAAGTATACTGTCCTGTTTCAATGAAGCAACTGAGAATATGAGACAGAATATGAGCCAATAAGCATATATTTTGTTAAAGGAACGGAAGAATTTGCTAGCATTTTAGACACTGTAGCAGCAACGAGGAAATGCTTAACAAGCACCTACCTCCTGATAATTGCCCACTTCAGCAAAATCTAAATGGAGGCTCTCGGAAAGGAAAGGGCTTGTGCACTTGTTTCATTGAATCACTGAAATCGGAGACACCGGAAGCCATAGGAGTGCTGCCATCATAGTAACCGCAAAAGAGTTAGGTAAATTATCAAAAACCcaccataaaaataaaagtgatGACTGATGCTTCTGGACTGTGATGCTGATAACTCAGAAGGGTTATATCCTTTCGAGAGGAAAGATGATAGAGCTGCTAATGGCACATCCACATGGCATTGACATTATATAAGAATTGGATTCTGTCTTTGTATTCAAAGATAAAAGACAAGTATTTTTAAGTACCATATTCTGTCCTACCGCAGAATTAGGAGAATACGAGACTCACCAAAGAGGGAATATAAGATCCAAAGCAGAACAGGAACTGCACAGGGAGGAACTAATTGTGTAGGCAGAAAAGGTTCAGGAGAAAACTCCTCGACGAACCCATATCGTGCAACCTGCAGTGCTTCTTGATTCTGCAGCTGAGCAATGCCTGCAATACCAATGTCCCCATATTGAACTAATAAGTCACGATGCTTATCACAAGTAACATGATTATCCCTACGGAAAAGAGTCTTCCCTTTATTTTGAGGATTACAACTTAAGAAAGAAGGAACGTAGAAGAACAAGCCACCCTCAGAGTGATCAGATTGAGCCATTTTGTGAGACCcggtggatttttttttttccaaacatatgcttatataaatatattatacatgTAATGTACTTTTAtgctgcaaaaaaaaataaaatgagagaGTAAGTGGTGGCGTGGGCCAAAATCCTTCTTCCACCGccacacatttattttaattgtttgtttgtttctttgtctattctttttctttttctttttctcgggTTTTGCTGGGGAAGAAACGAAggagagaaggagagagaagtATCGAGAAACAGAGCACGAgagggagagaagagagaggggtGAGTGGGGAAATTCAGTAAAATCAGTAAATAAGTCAAAGCATAACATAAATGGACTGGAAAACGCGAGATGAAGCTGAACGCTGAAGCTGCAGGATGCAACCTCATAACACTATCTCAGAATAGCTGGAGTCTGTTGTTTCTCGAGTCCCTTGGGTCTGAATTTCTGGTGCAGTAGAAATGCATGGAGGTCTAACTGGTGCAGGGATTCAGAGCACGGAGGGCTAGTAGGGCATCTGGATCGGCGAGTTTTGCTTGTAAAAGAAACCATATGAATTAACAAACAACATTTTTCGTTATCCATTTGCCCACATTATAAACAAAGAAAATAGGCAATAAGCTAAGTACCATGTTTTCACAGATCACGAGCAACCATGCAATACTATCCGCCCAAATGCAACTTGGCGTAGATCTGAAATCCTGGAAACTGAAAACATGAAATATTCATAAACAGATTATGTGCTTGTTTCATTGATTAAGTAAAAGCAGAAGACAGAAGAAGTGATACGAATGAATGACGTTGGATTTACTACAGAGCAATTGTTATGTACCTTATAGCTCCCTCCAATCCAGGCAGACAGATGTGGCACTCCACAGCGCCAAGCCTCACATTAAGATGCTTTCATCTATCAGAAcatgaaaagggaaaaaattaactaatttATATTCTCATGCCGATTAAGACAATTTATCCAGCTGACTGTATATAAGCTGAAATTCGGATAGTTATGCAACAAAATCAGGAATTCACCTCTCCCACTTTCAGAAACTGGACTGACAAGTTGACATTGTGAGGTTGAGGTAAAATGATCTCGAGAATATACGAAGTATACTTGTCCTGTTTCAGTTGAAGCAGCAGAGAATATGAAACAGAATATGAGTCAATAAACATGATATTTTGTTATAGGAATTGAAGAATTTGCTAGCATTTTAGAGCATTCAATCCCTCCCCCTGGTAAAAACTTACTATTTCTCGGGTCACAAACAATGATTGGATTAATGACATTCGAGGGGTCTCCATGCAGTGCTTGTCATGCATAATACTTGAGCATGCATTCCATAAACTTCCCCCACAATACCGATATTCATGATGGACGAATGGTCAGGAGAGGCCTGATCAATTTAGCAGTCAAATTATATTCTCAGAACAGCTGTTTTGATCAGAATCTGACAAGTTGGGCGAGTTTGTACAATTTTAAGTTAGATGTATCTTGTTACGATATCAGACATGCTGGAGACTCTGGCAAAATTCAATGGGAAAGCTCTTGGCAAGAAACATTCATGACGGGCTTCTGCACCTGTTTCACTGTATAACTGAAAGCACTGACACCAGAAGCCATATGAGTTCTACCATCACAGTAACCACAGTAGGGTGATGTAAATCAACAAAACCCTCCGTAGAAATAAAAGCGCTAGCTGATGTTCATGGGAAATTCCATACCTTTGTAGTCTCTGAATTTGAATTCACGGTTCTGCTGCTGACAACTCGGAACAGTTATCTTCTTTCAAGGGGAAGGATGATAGAGCTGCTAATGGCGCATACGAACGGCATTGAGAGCATAGCAGAACTGCATCCTAGCTTTGGTTTCGTGAAAGATATAAGACAAAGGAAAGGCAAGCATACTTTTAAGTACCATATTCTGTCCCATAGCAGAGAATTGGAGAATATGAGACTCACCAAAGAGGAAATATAAGATCCAAAACAGAACAGGAATTGTACAAGGAGGGACTAGTTGGTGCAGGAGAAAACTCTTCAACGAACCCCATATCAAGGTCTGCAGTGCTTCTTGATTCCACCGTTTAGCAATCTCTTCAAATGAGCGTGCCTGAAACACCAATGTCCCTATATTGAATTAATAAATCATGATGCTTATCACAAGCAACAGAATCTATTGTAGAAAAACAAGCCACTTCAGAGTTGAAGAGTCTTCTGAACAGATGAGATGCGAGACCTGCGTAGTCAATCTGATTATATTGTATATGAACATGAACCATCAGGAAGTTAAGTCCATATCTGTTATAAACTAATTTAAGTTTTTAGATGAGAACttgatattttttctcaaagcCAAAAGCTTGGTATGGGCGAAATCCATTGAGAGGCACACTTGATTTAAGTTCAATACTGTCTCTAATTCCTAAATTTGTAGACAAAATATTAACGATTTTACCTCGGTTCTGGGTTTACACTCCTACAAAGAGCTGGACTGCTCCAGGCAAAGATGAAATATGATATATCACATCTATTGCATTTAATAGATCTCCTTTTACGTCGAGCAGTCAAGTTTGGGGAATCATGCTAGCTTTTGTCTCCACGAACACCAGAGGCCAACAACTAgcgagatttttttttcctttgtcaGAAAATGAAAGCCAAAAGAATGATAAAATTGCCTTCTACTGGCCATAAGATTATCAGCTACGGACAAAAAACTCGGTCTGAAGAATTTATATAAGACcattgaagaagaagcctTACCTGCTTCAGAATTTATCAGTCACACTACTACTCTTTTGATCCTGTTTTGATCCTTCATGGGCTCACATGGTTGTGGCAGTGGGGAGCAGATGTCAAGATGGTCCTTGGGGAAATTCTGTAAAATCAGATTTAGCACAGCAGGACTTCTAAAAGGTACTGAATCAACAGTATATCTATTAGTTCGGGAACGTTGCAGATGTTGATTGTAGCATTAACCCGCAAAGAAGGGGTTAAGGAGATGAACCCAATACCGAGCCAAACCAAGCCACTTCTCTCTAAAGGATTCAAAATGTACGAGATTAATTTAAGGGACCTGCCGCCAATCCCAAATTGAGATACAAGCCTCTCGAATCATCCTGTAATGGAGGCTCCATGCAGTGTTACTAGAGTCTTTTTGTTTGAGCATCCATTCATATATATGCCTGCAGGATGCAGAATtcgaaattaatttcaataagCAACATCAGCAAACAGTTGgtgaaaaaatttgaaaaaacagATGGCGAGAACATCATAAATAAGGATGAGAATTCACATAGTAATGTTGCTACATGAACCATGACGTGTGAATGGCCAGGGGAGAACTGAACAATTTCAGACTCACATAAGTTTCGGAATGGCGGTTTCAATCATGGACTCTGACAGGTTGGGCAAGCTGGTGCCTTCAGAACTGGATACATTGACAAGGAATGACGAGTGGAGCAAACATAAAgtgcggaaaaaaaaaacaaaaaacttaATCTGAATAACATTGGTTGGCAGGAAAATTTCATTGAAAGAAATTATAGATGACAAGCGAGGAAGAAGCCGGTACCTGGAGATGCTGACTTTAAGATGGGACATGTCCAACTTTTCATATATGCTGAAGTTTGGAAGTTGCAAAAAAAATCTACAAAAATGGGCATCTGAGCTGGTGATAGAATGATATCTCCACTGCTTACAGGAATTACCGTGCTGTTTAAATTCAATGAAACCTGAGGGACATGAAACAGAACATGAGTCGAAAAACTTGCTATCTCAACTACTGTTTATCTAAAGTAAAGAAGTTTTTAGCCTCACACATGCAAATGTAAGAAATATACCTCACAGAGGAACGAGAAAAGGCTTCATTGACAAGGGCAAAGGAGTCTCTTAACTTTTTCCCGTAGAAAAAGGTGAACTTTGACACTCGACATCTCTCGGCAGCTTGAGAGCTTCAGCTAAAAGAAGGAAACAAACAGTTTTAATCCTAAGATCATCTTTGCATTCTCTGTTTCGCAATTATACTCAGTTAGAAAAGGCAATATTAATTTCAACTACATGCTCTCTTATTCATAAACTCTGGACTGACAAACGCATCCTTTAGAGGATGAACATGTCTTTTGATTCGTAACTTTATTGGCTTTAAGATTTAAATCCTTGGCTGAAAGGATTCTTGTTAGCCTTTCGATTTTAGGACTAAATTGACAAAAAAGACTGTCCACAGACTGTTATTTCCATGTACACATTCGAAGAATGGGCAATAATCTAGCGTGGCGCAATCTATGGCAGAaagattgtgaaaaaaaataaaaataaaagaaatcgATACCatacttctttttctttttgagatATGTCTAAAACAAAGCATTGAATAACTCtagcaaaataataatttttatctcTTAATGGCCGACCTaactcgactggattagttagAGGTTCGACCCATTGGATTTCTGGATGTCAGGGTGCGCagcaaaaaattaataattcaatagaaaaaatatttaccctCTTCACAAGATTTGATATACAAGGGCAAATGGGAATGAGATCAAGCAGGAGCAATTTTAGAtttagaaagaaattaaaagcaaATGGGAATGAGATCTGTATTGACTGACCTTCAGTGCGAATCTCACTCCACTTCAGACAACGTATAGGCGTGGGATGTGAGAAATCTTAGGCCAGTCCTCTCCGGTTTTCCTTTTGCACCTTCTCGTCAGCTCCTTCTCACATCCGTAAACTTCAAGATATTGGAGTGAGGTGAGCTGGGGAAACCACTCAGGCATAGCCTTTAGATCGGTGCACCTTCTGATGGATAGACTTTCAAGGTTAGTGAGGTGCTGAATCCACCACGGGAGAGTCTCCATTTTTTCCCCCCAGAATGACAAGTCTCGGAGCTTAGCGAATTGCAAATTAGACATGTCTTGTTGATCTCCCGACTCCCCTGTCCTCGACAAGTCAAGTTCTGGACAGTCACATAGCGACAACGACTCGAGGGTGGTGAGAAGCGGAAGAAACAGTCTTCTGGGCAGAGACTTCAAGCCAAAGCAAGTTTCAATCGTTAATTCTTGGAGGTTGGGGAGGTACTGGAACCACCCAGGCAAAGACCTCGTCTTGTGAACTTCGGTTATCGTAATTTGGCGAAGCTTATGGCCGCCCTGTAATTGGTGCATGCCTTCACCACCACCGCAACCATCATCTTCATCGTCATCCTCAG
This region includes:
- the LOC116215924 gene encoding protein POLAR-like 1, with the protein product MDQLEAELEAELERLQLQLETESYPQSKKITGNDSTTKRSGSLSLGEVVDLDDSMTEVHGGVPPIELERRLHELLESRQQERIKELEASLKCIKLKLSEKGREAKWWKDTALLMSSHVPEPPDLSQKQFRESCKVRAIIIDDVLVCSFQLYLCPWCKES